Genomic segment of Juglans microcarpa x Juglans regia isolate MS1-56 chromosome 7S, Jm3101_v1.0, whole genome shotgun sequence:
GGGCTTTACAACCAATTTGTAAAATCAataatgtaaataatatttatgctAAAACCAACTTCAGGTCTCCAACTCCCTTTTCATTGTTTAATcaaattgagataattttatatgatataatcgAATAGATCACAGCAAATcacgttagtttataaatttatttttgtaaaatttttttataactaaatcatttctcatataataaTGTAAGCTTGTAAAGGGCCAATTTCTCCAGCGCTCCATCATCActtctttcaagtttcaacttcCCTTTCTGTTTTGCTTAAAAAATGGACAGTTGCCCATTTTCATAGACCAAGATTCCCACACAACGAACAGATATCTCTAGAATGAGAATGATAAATTTTGCAGTCCCGAAATTTCTGTCAAAGCTGGGCCCATCAGAATTCTAATGTTTTGAAATCCGCTCCATTTTCTTTTGCCCTGTAATTTCTGTCAATAATTGTCAAAGCTGGGCCCATCAAAATTTAACATTTGTAAGGAAAAGAAATCCATGGAACATACAAACGGCTATATGGGTCCACCATTTCCTACCTTTTGTCCCCAAACGCTGCAACACTTCATCGCCAGTCACTCACTTTCCTCCCCATGCTTTcctgggaaaaataaaaaaagctcaCCCCATTTTCCTTTCCCATTGAACAAACATCCCATAAACGAAAACGAAAGCAAAACCTTTTCTTAGACTCGGCTTTCCACTTTTTCCTTTCCGTTCTCTCTCTGATAAAGCAAAACACAATTTCAGTTCACATTTAAGCTATAATGGGGAAGAAGCTCTTCGACTCTGAGTGGATTTTTCTATGTCATCTGCTGCTTGTTGCTGTTGTGGCCGCCACGAACCATGGTAATCTTTGTCACGCATTCTTCCTTTTTCCCTTGCTTTTCAAACTTTGATTTCAAAGCATCTATCTTCCTTCGAAGTAGTTCTTTTGGCTTCTGTTTCCCTTTTTGTGGTGAAGTTTTATTCATATGTCATAGTTTGTATTTTCTGTAGCTGTGGACCGTGGTCTCTGAGATTAGGACGTGAAACATCTTCCATCGATCTTTTGAGTTTATGTATTATGCAACTGgagcttctgttctgatatttGCATAGAATCAGTGACTTTCCCAGGgcaaataaaaatggaaaataatttgtTCAAGCACAGATCCACATTTTCAAAGGGTCTGTATAAACTTGCACAGGCTAGGCTTTATGTAGCACCACAACAAGATAGGATAAAATGCTATATTTAGAGAAAATGATTAGGATCCTTGATGTATACAGTCAATTAGAGAGCCAGTAAGCCTCGGTCAGATGtgtgctacttttttttttttttttattggcactgggtgtccgagaacagcTTCCCCGACAAGTCTCagggggtgcacaagccctcggcaaggagtttatGCAAGATTTGGGCTACTTATTTCTATGGAGAGAGTGACTGTGTGGGACTTGTTTTATCAAGTATCTAAGAGATGGTAGACAACTTCAACAAAGTAAAAATGGTTGTCCTGCTGTCAACCAAATACAAGAGCCCATCTCCATCTCATGTCCAACCATGCTTGATAAGCAGTTTCACAACgtttatttttattctcgaaTCTTTTGTCTAGGAAGCAGAGCAGTGTTATTATGCTTCTTTAGCCTATCGTCTATGCCCCACTTTTCTGCACCATGCCACAAAAGCAATAAAAACTAGAACTTGTGAATCTGGCCCTATCACATTTGCATCCAGTGTATTTTTGGGTAAATTTCCAAATATATGACATGGGTAAGTGTTGGAGGTCGAAGGTAGATTTAAAGCTTCATTGCTTCGATATAGAAATCCtcgatcaaaataattttctgcgACATGTGAGGACAATAATCCATCTCAAATAGTGAAGCTTCATTATGAGCCTTCTCCATAGATCATAGCAAATTATATTCTATATTCTTTCTGGGCACTATAATGAATGCACTGCTCTATATTGTGTTTTCTTCTAAAAGCAATCCTATATAGTAGCTAGAAAAGTGTTCACTATGCTGCTagtgtttctttttatttgtaaatgataCTCGCTAGTACTTCAAACCTacatgatctattttttttatattttatgagaaatttcCTGTGTCATGGAAATATAAAACTAGAAAGAATATactttaaatataaaacttaaaaactaGAAAGAAGATAGTGTAATCTGTGGCATCTACTCATTCATAGAGCCAAATAACATTAAGCTTTTGGCTCATTAAGGTTTGAAATATTTGTAGGATTAggatacatattttattttgaaatataatttcaGCTAGAATAACAAGTCCTTTCACTATTGATGTAATTGAAGGTTACATACATGGCACGCAAAGATTCTAGTGTCCTCATAAGTCCTGTCCCCAGAGGGCATTTATCATAGAAACATCCACAACATGGGTTCAGGTCTTATTTAGGAACAAATAGAAGGAATGATTTAGCATCTAGAATCGAATTGGAGTGTAAGATTTACTAAAACAATCATTAGGTGAAATTTTGGGAGCTAGTCTGTCAAAGATAATGGCAGCAAGAAGAATAAAGGGAGCTAGTCTGCCACAGATCCATGACAAAAAGAAGGTGGTGAAAAAGAAAACGACGGGTCAATGGTCAACTCAATTATCAAGAACTTTTATATGTTAATAGCAAACATGCATGCTTACATACCAGGATTTTGTAATTAGATTGTTATTTGCTGTTTGTCGCACAGGAAATGCTGCAAATGATCTCGTGGACATTATCAACAAGAATCGAACTGCACAGAAACTTCCACACCTGAACAACAGCCCTGGACTTGGGTGCATGGCCTTGCAATATGTTGAGTTATGCAGGGAGAACTGCACAAGCAACAACACGGTAGACTGTAAACCTTCAGAAGATAATTTCACTGAAGTTTTTGCGCCCAATTGCGGAGTGGAGCTACCCACTTTTAGCACCATAACCGGCCACATTGTGGGTTGTCAATCAAAGTATCTCGAGCCATTGCTAGCATTTTCCCACGTTCTCGTTAAAGACCATAAATCTTTATCTCTTCTGAGAAACAAATCACATACTGAAATGGGAGTGGGCATGATTGGGGTCCATAAAGGATCCTTCTTTTGGTGTATTTTATTTAGCAGCGGGCAGACAAACTCCACATTTGTTCTTGAAGATCATGGCATTGGGATCAAGCAAAAGAAAGGCTGCTACAGTGGAAGCAGTATTCCATGCAATGGGGGACTGAAGTTGAGTGCTGTGATTTCTAGCATCATATCCATGGCCTTTCTACTTATTTATATGTTACAACAGTTGTAACAGTTTATTTATCTCTGAATGTCATCATCAAACAATGCTCGAAAATTTTGTCTCGAATTGATTTCAGTTAAGATAAGTAAGAGAAAATCCCAACTTTCATCGCATACGATTTTTCAGACTTGTAGTTTAATTTCTTATTGAATGTACATTTCTAGTTTTAGATTGGATGGCATGACCTGTTTAGGTACacaaaatacattcataaaCTGGAATATTGGAATTATAAATCACTTGCCAAGAAATCAGTGCATGCTGCAAAGTGATGCAAGTAAGAATTGCAACCTCATAAACATCTGGGCTGTCCTGACTTGGTTCCTCAGCACATCAGGTGGGCTTTAGCATGGGTCGAAGCTTTGGGCAGCTCCACCCAAAACAAGCCCAACCTTTTATACCACTAATATTGGGTTCATTTCATCCATAATATGATAACAATAATGTCACAGCCAATTGACACATAAATATGAAGGTTGgtctggtttatttttataattttttttaattcgtcttatttaattattataattttttaaaaattttaaataaaataaaacaaataatttaactttttcaaatcttaaaataaaaataatattaaaaaagattttataataatattttattaacttttaattttaatctcaattcatcttatctcatctgcgaaaataaATGAGTATAACACCCACCAAAAACTGGCTTTAAACTGGCATAAATTAGGTAATTGAGTTAACATATATTAGGcacaaaagggaagaaaaacaaGGAAAAGGTTTCTAAAGTGCCCCTTATTCCTAATCATTAAGAGAGTTTTTGAAAGCTTTAGGTCAAGGAATTTTACTTTCTCCTTGTAGGTAACATTTTCAGCAAGCTAGGAATCCCAGCCAAAAGAAAGGGATCCCCCCGTCCATAAATTTCTCTTATGTCCCGATCAATAGTCGcctaaaaaaaaagggaacaaaGTCAATAGTTATCTATTCGCCAACTTTTTCGTGTCTGGGAATTAGAACAGAGTCCATAATTACAAGtcattaattttgaataataattctgataaatatttttacaaacttcgttggaaggagagagagagagagagagagcagcaaGCAAGGCATCAGAATGGTTGGTGACGGACCATAAATGGGTGCAGGAAATACCGTACGAAATCAACCACCAGATCATAAAACACCACAGAAAGACCAGGACTGTCCTTTCGAACGGTGCTACTCTGCAGCCATTGTTACCGCCTGTTacttttgtagttttttttatttttatttttttagttatatttttttaatatttttaaaaattaaaaaaatatatcaatacatttaaaatcacatcctttattattaagtaaaaataaataaaaaatttactaaaCGATCAAATGGAGCAGTAACTATTAAGCAGCATTCtagattttttcctttcaaaattcACCGTTTCAATTGATAGAACACTGGTATTAGATtatgcatctatatatttgtataatataactttaaattaaattgcattaaattatgcatatttaaaaatttgtataattatgaatattatttctataaatttaaagatatactgtttattttttaaattttattttattacttttttctgtataattatgaatattttattttattttattaaattttattttattactttttattatttagttaaaAAACCCATAATTCAGAGTGaaagtttttcttaatatacaaaattaatttttaaaagatgtgattttatatatgtatatagagaaatcaatgctagtgctcttacCTCTAACCTCCCTCTACCCTATCCAAAATACTCAatctcatttggatagtgagataagatgaaataattttagataaaagttaaaaattaaataaaatattattagaataatattttataatattattattattttgatatttgaaaaagttaaattatttattatattttatgtgagaatttaaaaattttataataatgagatgagatgaaaccgttacTGTATCTAAACGGGACCTAAAAACAGAAATACAAGGAATAGTGAAAGTAAGCTATTCTTACGAGTAATAGTTAGAGAgtcctcttatttttacaagtaataattagattatctaattattttattctcaagtcaATGAGAGCATGactgataaaatatttagatgatataatttgatttaaaaaataaattttgaattcttattatttaaatgatataaatgatGTACTCTACGTACCGaattgagaatataataactcataataatataacaaataTTCTTAATACGTAATAATTTGCATAtttaaagtcattttttttcaagttaCCGATAAGGCTAatagcctttttattttttcatatttttttcatacacTCTTttatactcatatttttttaaaaaaatcacaaaatcataatttaaaaacacaTAGAgttcgtttggattcagagaatgtttcatcttatctcatcttatcattataattttactaaatttttacataaaatataataaacaatttaacttttttaaatcgcaattcaattttttaaattttaaaacaataataatattaaaaaaatatattataacaatatgttattcaacttttacatgaaactattttatctaatctcatataTGAATCAAACGAGCCCAtacttaacaattaagtaaaaaaaaaatatatatatatatatatatatataataaaaataataaaacatcaaTCGGTGAAGTGTTGCATCCTCTCCAACCCAATTCCctgtattttccttttaacaatggaacaaacaaataaaataaaatgaaacaagagTGAGAGAAATTATAACTCTTGAAGAATTAGAACTTTTTTATGGAGAATTCAGAATTGTGACCTGAGAAAATATTCTACTTACAATCATACCCCTGAGAGCCATCTGAACATCTCGCTTATCTCTTCGCCGACTCGGTTTGCTTCGAGGTCGCAATCTCCCGCACCGGTGATCTCACTCCGGCGACTGCTTCCAGAGCAAAACCTTCCGGAACTCCGAAATGACATCGCACGAGATGAGAGCGAGGAAGAGATCCTATCTACGTACTCCTTGAGCCAACTCCTTCCGCCCGCTATCTCGGAAGCTAGAGTGGACTCCATGTCCTGCGCAGCTCCACTCTCCTCCTTGTCCGACAAGCTCCTCCGGTGCACATTGCTCAAACTGATCTCCGAATCTTCCTCCACGAGATAGTCGAATGATCCGATGGAATAGGACCTCTGCGTCTCCACGGGTTCCGACGCGGCTCGCCGGCGGCTCACGTTTCCAATCTCAAGCCTGAAACTCTCTCCGGAGACTGATGCACCGGTAGATGAAGCGAGCGAGGCCTTCATAAGGTCGGAGTCCGAAGTAAAGATGTACGATCGGCAAAGCGGACAAGTCTGGTTGGAGTCGAGCCAAGTGTCAATGCATTGAGCGTGGAAGGCGTGGCAACAGAGAGGGAGGAGACGGAGCTGGTCGTTGGGCTCGAACTTGGAAAGGCAAATGGCGCAGTCGGCAGTGGAGGATGTGCGGCGAATGATGGAGGAGAAGGTGAAGAGAGGCAGGGACTGGACAAACGAGTGGTTAGGATTCTCCGGAGAGACGCGGCTGGCGGAGAGGAACTGAGAGTCGGTGCCAGTACTGGAGTTGGAAGTGGAGGAGGCAGGAGAGAGGCGGCGGATGCAGCGGCGGTTGAGATGGCGGAGGAGAAGGCAGAGGGAGACGGAGGCGAGGATTGTAATGACGAGGATGAAAATGATAATAAGAATGCTAGGGTTGATGGATGACGATGAATGCGGTGGCGCAGGTGTAGTGTATGATCCCGAGACTGTGCCTCCGAGAACTTTCGGCCATGGAAGCGgcggagaaaaagaagaagaagaagaaaacgacATGGTAATGGAATAATCCtttaggaaaagagagaaagacaaggaaatatatatacaaacgtAAGTcagtcacagagagagagagagagagagagacaggtGTGAGCTGCTTATCTGCAGCGCAAGAGACAGACGAACGAACGACGTACTATGGTTCGATCCTTTGGAGCTGTgcatgcagagagagagagagagagagttaaatgCTGCAGCAGCTGCGGTTGTTGCTGCTGCCGCCTCTTGGAGACGCTATGCACATGTTTTGGTTACAAACTTCATTCTGCTTTCATAGTTGATGGAGAGAAGACACCCAAGGCTTTAGGTACAGTTTGGTAATGGTGCGTGGGCCACCACGTACAACAGCCTGCGTGACTCCGACTAGATCTGCTAATTGTCTTGGTCTTCcacggttttgttttgattggatgGACATCATTGGTAAAGTTttcttatgtatttttttttttttttttaagccttGGTCCTTTCTAATTTTTGTTCGTTTGTTAGGACAgtactaaaaataatttataaaattaaatttataaataaacataatttcatataatatattagatctaatttataataaaaattatttacaatgtactatataaaatcacgtcaatttataaatttatttttaaaaatacttttatgaCAAGAGCATTTCTTAGCATGAAAAATTGGATACCAAATGTAGGGATCTTCTAGCAAAAGATTGTATAATATTTGCAATGTACCTAAAAAGGGCTAAATTTAGGTGACCTTTATATTTctaataggaaaatgataaggATCCCGTTATATGTcccactcctttttttttaattttttttacactagtgattaagaaaatattgtttaataatattgtgaaaaaaaaagttttaaatatatttttttttcacaacactttttaacatttttaaatatttaaaaaaaatcacaatattattaaataatatttttttaatcactgagaaaaaaaactaaaaaagaaaaaaaaagggagcaGGACATGTAGTGGGATCCCTAACATTGTCCTTTCTAAGAAGGATCAAATCAGTAATAATGGggaggtttagatagtgagttgactcagttgagataagatgaaagttaaaaattaaattaaatattattacaaaatattattattttaaaatttgaagaatttgaattatttattatattttatataaaaaattttaaaaaattataatgatagatAATTTTTGTAATCAATACTATAATAGTAAATATTGTAATATTCACTCCGCGTGTACTTTCTGATTGGAAATCCTAAAAGAACATGATTTGTAAGGGAATAAATGCATcctcttaactttttttttttttttggggataaAGTGAGCCGTAAATCTGGTTGGTATTATTAGTGGTTTAATTAGATGACCTACTGAGTGAAGGTCTCTATGCTACACTACAAAGAAACAACAGAGAAAAATGTCAGCTTAAGATAATGTTGAATAATACATACCTACCTAGTAGCACAAGAATAATACAGACAAATCCTAATCCTAAAATGCTAGTACCTCTATATCTATAATtctagataaaattttaaagtatgtaagtttcgtgtatttttttaaaaaatagtaacatctattattaaaaaattaattatttaatataagtCTCATAATTAtccaattttttataatatgagaAAGAGAAATTTATGCAGTATTTTAatactgtaaatatcatttagaTATATAGGGTAGTTCTACCGGAACTGATAATTCAACTGAAGAATTCAACAagtgtaaatgtatttttttattttatttttattatttttctttaatcattttttatatatctttaaatatttttttaaaaataaaaaataccaattcattagtattcactttttttaactattaaataaaataaaataaaataaaaaatcacttttataGATTCtattttggatatatatatatatatatatatatatatatatataatatagaaatatgGGATTTATAGAATCAAGGGGGCGCGGCGGCCACGTACGTACGGCCATTATTCCATATTCATTATcaaactattatataaaaataggACCATTTAATATTCCTTTTTCTTGTACTATATTATTAATTGCTATCTTTTTATTGgtactattattattaattgattaaGTAATTAATGTGGTGCATGCCGATCATGTCACATgctcttctctttctctatctttttgTGTGTGTTGTCACTTATCCTTAAGATTGCTTTCTTCACAATCTTGGTATGTTCTAAAGACAAAAGAATCCATGTGTACGAGAAAACAGCATTGCTTTTGGGATCTGCAGACGGTGTTTGCTATCTATCTACCTCTCCTTTtgcctttaaacaatatttgCTACATGCATTAGGATATTGTTTGGCTTAATCATGGAGTgttataatatttatgagaatattttaccttaaaattcttaatgggtttttttatagattaattttatattatattatagaattattttattctctgaCTTGTATGTAGAATACATCATCCACTTTACTTATATggattcaaatttgaaaatgtttcttCCAAATCAAAGTCTCGATTCGatctcaaaatatttgaagatgaaaagttCTATTTATAAGTCGATGTGGATAACACATATAGTAAAACGCttacataacataatttgatttgggcCTATTTTTTCACAACTCTTTTcgactcaactcatttcatttcatctaatcattataactttatcaaattttcacataaaataaaataaacaatttcaaattttcaaattttaaaataaaaataatattttatttaacttttaatttgaatatcaattcatcacatctcaactgtaaaaataaacgaagcccaagaaagagaaattttaaaacttaaatcataaaaaagcCCAATTCCATCTCACACAGAAAGGCCGAAGTCTGGAGGTGCCGAATAGCCCATAGAAGCCCACTAGCAGAGAAAGCCAGGCCGAAACAAAGTCTGTGCGACAAAGACCAAACATCCTCTGTATTTCCCCACAGGGTACCCCTAGCACAGCTGCACCCAAACCTTCTTCTCTCTCCCACCCTGCGAGAGCCGAGCGACCTCACCCCTCCCACGCCATGTTCCGCCGAGCCACCGGCCTCCTGGCCCGACGCTTAATATCCTCCTCCGGGTCCAGGGCTAGGCCATACTCGACCGATCTCCCGGCGGCTCCCACTGCGGATTCAACCTTCGTGGAGGCCTGGAAGAAAGTGATACCAAACATTGAACCCCCCAAGACCCCTCTCTCCTTCATGAAGCCTCGCCCTGCTACTCCCCCATCCATCCCTTCCAAGCTCACCGTCAATTTCGTTCTCCCGTATGCCTCTGAGCTGTCCACAAAAGAGGTCAGTTCGTCTCGCCCACATTCTCATTCGTGAGTTTGGTCTAGTTTAGTGTGAATTTGTGGGCTTTAGTTTATGTTATATGAATCGTTGTAGGCGTCGTTTTATTTTTGATTCTGAGGTCTGGTAGTACGGCATCTGTGTTAGTGTGAGCATTTGTCTTTGTAGGTTTGGTTCTTTTTATTCGGATTTCGAATGGTCTGCGCTAATTTTTGTGACTGTTGAATATGGCACTCTTTTTTGTCGATTAAACACAGAGCTATTAATCACTTAATCTGTTGTGGGAGTCTTTTGCTAGTTTTTGACTTTTGAGTTCGAATGGCACGTTTTGATTCGGATTAGAATTTCCTAGCACCAATCAATTTTTACCATTTGGGAGAGATGGACGAAACACCACTGGACCAGCTGCATTTCGGAGATAGAACAACTTCCGATATCCGAAAATGTCTTTTGTTGGCCAGCCTTTAGGTGAAGTAACTAAATAGCTACTTAAGTTTGGGTTTTGATGGTCTTTGCttagttttctatttttctgttcATGCTCTTTCTAGTAACTAAAAATCTATGCTGCTATGTTTGATGACCATCTAGGGCTCAGGTCTCATTATCTCAAAGAAAGTGGAAAGATGACCTTATCATTTCTTACACTCAGAGAGGAGTTGTAACTCCAGGAGAATCTCGTAGAAGAATGCTGGGCCATTTGAAATCATCTCTTTAACTTTTGTATTTCTTGGATGTTACTATGTCATGAGTAGAGAAACTCATTGTTAACAATGATTATGCTTTTGTCATTTTTGtagtcatttttctttctgaaCTTTCTAGCTATTTACAGTCCAGCATATCATCTTTCGATACATCGCCAATCTTGTGTATATGCTTCCAGGAATGGTTTTCTAACTAAGAGCCAAAAAGTGTTGTAGTTATAAAGTGTGAGTGACAACAAATGAAATTTATAGGTACACTGACTTAAAGAGTTCACTTGGATGTTGTGTTTTCCATAGTTTGTTTTCTTCTATTGCATATAAAACTTGTTTGGATTTTCAGCCTTGTTTCTGATTTAAATCTAATTTTGATTTTCCTCTTTAAATCTCCCCCAGTGAAATTGCTTACAATGTAGACCAAATGATTATGTCCTCCCCCCCAAGTTGTGACCTGTACCCTTTGAAGAGCAAATGTTGTGGATAccttgcctatatatatatatgtgtatatatatatatatatatatatacatctttATCACCTATCAAAGAAGTCAATAATCTTCTACTAGTGTTTTGGATTTTCAATTAGAATTTAAGTGGTTGCTGAGAAATTGTAATGAATATTTGGGAATTGAAACATTGAGTATTACCATAACAAAAAAAGTGATGGTTGACCCGTAGAACTGTGTTGCTCATGATTTCCtaaaattttattgggtttAAAGCAATGAAGAGTCATTTTAAATGCTTTAAATTACTCAATTTAAACCCTATGAAACTCCAAAAATTGAATACTCTCTTTTTCCGCATGAAGAGTATAATCCTTGTACGGTTCACCTGAAGgtagtatatattaattctttcctttttctggataagtatatattaatactagCGTGTAGAGTACAAGGCTTTTACCCTGCGCTTGAAGGAAGTTTTGTTGCCCATCATTGTAGCGTACTGTTTTTTATGTCAGGTTGACATGGTCATAATACCAGCAGCAACGGGGCAGATGGGTGTTCTTCCTGGACATGTAGCAACGATTGCAGAGTTAAAACCTGGCGTCTTGTCAGTGCATGAAGGGAATGAAGTGAAAAAGTATTTCATCAGCAGTGGCTTTGCTTTCATTCATGCGAACTCATATGCAGATATTATTGCCATCGAGGCTGTCCCTGTCGATCAAATTGATCCAGGCCTTGTTCAGAAGGGGCTTGCAGAGTTCACCCAGAAGCTGAGCTCGGCCTCAACTGACTTGGAGAAAGCTGAAGCTCAAATTGGAGTTGAAGTGCACAGTGCTCTCAACTCGGCGCTGACAGGCTAGTGTTACTTATATTTGTGCCTTCCCCCTCTTGATTTATCGATTCTCTCACTTCTTTGACTTCTTTAAGGCTACCCCCAttgaagcttttgatttgtCTCCTTGACCCAATACTACTCGAGACGTTTGGTTCATCTACTTCTGTGTTGAATGTGGGGTTGGTGGAAATAATCTTTGAATATGTGTATTCTGGCATTCAAAAACTTGGAGCAGAACTTCGAGGAACAAGAAAAGtttcctttctttgtttcttctatTCATCTTTTGGTTTAAACTTTAAAGAccatatcatcatcatcttctctgtttttaaaaatattctgaTATTTTTGTATAGAACCTGTTCATAGGCAATGCACATGAGAGACGTACCAAATTAACCAAACCCCCCAACAACCATGTTAACCGGATTTATTGAGGAACATGGTTCAAGTGAAGAGAAGTGTTACAGGCACaaagaaatctcataaaaataaatttacaaactaatataGTTTCATATGATGTGTTATAtgaatagttttataatataacgtattatattaaattatgtcagtttatgagtttatttttatgaaatatttttatggctAAATCATTTCTATTAGAGAATTATAAACTTGCCTTTGGAATTCATGAGAGGATACTTTCCAAGTCCAAGTCGTTTTCAGTGCATAATTGACATGTTATGAAGCCCATCATGCCTTATAGATTTTACCTCCAAGTATatgtaaacaaatatttttaattcatcttattattataatttttttttaatttatatacaaaatataataaaaaatttaaaa
This window contains:
- the LOC121241600 gene encoding uncharacterized protein LOC121241600 yields the protein MGKKLFDSEWIFLCHLLLVAVVAATNHGNAANDLVDIINKNRTAQKLPHLNNSPGLGCMALQYVELCRENCTSNNTVDCKPSEDNFTEVFAPNCGVELPTFSTITGHIVGCQSKYLEPLLAFSHVLVKDHKSLSLLRNKSHTEMGVGMIGVHKGSFFWCILFSSGQTNSTFVLEDHGIGIKQKKGCYSGSSIPCNGGLKLSAVISSIISMAFLLIYMLQQL
- the LOC121240233 gene encoding E3 ubiquitin-protein ligase ATL4-like; the encoded protein is MSFSSSSSFSPPLPWPKVLGGTVSGSYTTPAPPHSSSSINPSILIIIFILVITILASVSLCLLLRHLNRRCIRRLSPASSTSNSSTGTDSQFLSASRVSPENPNHSFVQSLPLFTFSSIIRRTSSTADCAICLSKFEPNDQLRLLPLCCHAFHAQCIDTWLDSNQTCPLCRSYIFTSDSDLMKASLASSTGASVSGESFRLEIGNVSRRRAASEPVETQRSYSIGSFDYLVEEDSEISLSNVHRRSLSDKEESGAAQDMESTLASEIAGGRSWLKEYVDRISSSLSSRAMSFRSSGRFCSGSSRRSEITGAGDCDLEANRVGEEISEMFRWLSGV
- the LOC121240234 gene encoding ATP synthase subunit delta', mitochondrial-like; this translates as MFRRATGLLARRLISSSGSRARPYSTDLPAAPTADSTFVEAWKKVIPNIEPPKTPLSFMKPRPATPPSIPSKLTVNFVLPYASELSTKEVDMVIIPAATGQMGVLPGHVATIAELKPGVLSVHEGNEVKKYFISSGFAFIHANSYADIIAIEAVPVDQIDPGLVQKGLAEFTQKLSSASTDLEKAEAQIGVEVHSALNSALTG